The proteins below come from a single Argentina anserina chromosome 1, drPotAnse1.1, whole genome shotgun sequence genomic window:
- the LOC126788922 gene encoding uncharacterized protein LOC126788922, translated as MGSAAALNMASSISAISSASSAKLKFNNSFACAFQNLKRGSSITRICAIPPNGSVSSSAPHKSHGAECSAGDDHKQRSSLESLFCYDKAIPEEVIEKPVGIHLVEKFIGNNPRCVDCDAKGAVLCTTCSGSGLYVDSILESQGIIVKVRCLGCGGTGNIMCSECGGRGHRG; from the exons ATGGGTTCTGCTGCTGCTCTAAATATGGCGTCTTCCATTTCTGCAATCAGCTCTGCTTCTTCCGCAAAATTAAAGTTCAATAACAGTTTCGCCTGCGCCTTTCAGAATCTCAAACGCGGCAGCTCCATCACCAGAATCTGTGCCATTCCTCCAAATGGCTCCGTTTCTAGTTCTGCTCCGCATAAATCGCATGGG GCTGAGTGCTCAGCTGGAGATGACCATAAACAAAGAAGCAGTCTTGAATCCTTGTTCTGTTATGATAAGGCTATTCCGGAAGAGGTAATCGAGAAGCCCGTAGGGATACATTTGGTCGAAAAATTCATTGGAAACAATCCTCGATGTGTAGATTGTGATGCAAAAGGCGCCGTCCTCTGCACAACCTGCTCTGGTTCAGGCCTGTATGTTGATTCAATATTGGAGAGTCAGGGCATTATCGTCAAGGTCCGCTGTTTAG GTTGTGGGGGAACTGGTAACATAATGTGTTCAGAATGTGGTGGTCGGGGCCATCGTGGATGA
- the LOC126788500 gene encoding cation/calcium exchanger 2, producing the protein MKTFCSRPLYRNYIIFLNLSFLFVASTLLVVYSSHSSQFLVLSFHSSNEQGCGDLNGIGDYAEKCLYLKSKNPCVSQGYIDYLYIFYCSFGTSPLLGYGFLLFWLLVLFYLLGNTASEYFCSSLESLSRLLKLSPTIAGVTLLSLGNGAPDVFSTFVSIMGSGGTNINVGLNTVLGGASFVSCVVVGIISISIRKRLVRVDKSAFVRDTSFYLLVILCLFLILIQKEIDVWAAMAFSTLYIVYVIVVYVSHTHVSHTHGWNSGKPSESHGNISNGSHDLTVPIMSSIEREESEDRLSAAEEGALSSAVEEAKRGCYQLPGPSDSCRMLIFILELPLYIPRRLTIPVVSEDRWSKPYAVASVTLAPVLLSSLWNHQYANASFQKSLLIYVIGLIIGLLFGFVACRTTEMSNPPKKCLFPWLAAGFLMSVTWSYITAQELVALLVSIGYILGISPSILGLTILAWGNSLGDLITNLTMALNGGPEGAQIAFSACYAGPIFNTLFGLGLSLVGSSWSKYPSAVVIQGDPYLLETLGLLAGGLLWALVVLPRRGMTLDGVLGGGLLVMYIISMSLRLFQTLGSLQLQTKL; encoded by the coding sequence ATGAAAACCTTTTGTTCCAGACCCCTGTACAGAAACTATATCATTTTCTTgaatctctcttttctctttgtGGCTTCCACTCTCTTGGTTGTATACAGTTCCCACTCTTCACAGTTTCTAGTTCTAAGCTTTCACAGCAGTAATGAGCAAGGGTGCGGGGATCTTAATGGTATAGGTGATTATGCAGAGAAGTGCTTGTACCTCAAATCCAAGAACCCATGTGTCTCCCAAGGCTAtattgattatctttacatcttctATTGTAGTTTTGGAACTTCCCCTCTtttgggttatgggtttttgttgttttggctTCTGGTTTTGTTCTATCTATTGGGTAATACAGCTTCTGAGTACTTCTGTTCTTCACTTGAGAGTCTGTCAAGGCTATTGAAATTGTCCCCTACGATTGCTGGGGTTACTCTTCTCTCCCTTGGCAATGGTGCCCCTGATGTCTTCTCCACTTTTGTTTCTATTATGGGTAGTGGTGGGACGAACATCAACGTTGGTCTCAACACAGTTCTGGGAGGTGCCTCCTTTGTGTCATGTGTTGTGGTTGGAATCATAAGCATATCAATTCGTAAAAGGCTTGTTCGTGTTGACAAATCTGCTTTCGTGAGAGACACCAGCTTCTACCTTTTGGTTATCCTGTGcttgtttctgattttgattcAGAAAGAAATAGATGTGTGGGCTGCCATGGCTTTTTCTACACTGTatattgtttatgtgattGTGGTGTATGTATCACATACACATGTATCACATACACATGGGTGGAATTCTGGCAAACCAAGTGAATCACACGGTAATATAAGCAACGGTAGTCATGACTTGACAGTACCAATCATGAGTAGCATTGAGAGGGAGGAAAGTGAAGATCGGCTTAGTGCTGCAGAGGAAGGAGCTTTAAGTTCTGCGGTAGAAGAAGCAAAGAGAGGGTGCTACCAACTCCCCGGACCATCAGATTCTTGTCGAATGTTGATCTTCATACTTGAGTTGCCTCTTTATATTCCCAGGAGATTGACAATTCCTGTTGTTTCTGAAGATAGATGGTCTAAGCCGTATGCAGTTGCTTCGGTGACACTAGCACCAGTGCTATTGTCATCCCTTTGGAACCATCAATATGCAAACGCTAGCTTCCAGAAAAGCCTCTTGATCTATGTGATTGGATTGATTATTGGTCTACTTTTCGGGTTTGTTGCGTGTAGGACAACAGAGATGTCAAACCCACCAAAAAAATGCTTATTTCCTTGGCTTGCTGCTGGCTTTTTGATGAGTGTTACTTGGAGTTACATTACAGCTCAGGAGCTGGTGGCCTTGTTAGTGTCAATAGGATACATATTAGGCATTAGTCCTTCAATATTAGGACTAACAATCCTAGCTTGGGGTAATTCACTTGGGGATTTGATAACCAATTTGACCATGGCTTTGAATGGAGGACCAGAAGGAGCACAGATTGCATTCTCTGCCTGTTATGCCGGTCCTATCTTCAACACTCTCTTTGGGTTGGGGTTATCACTTGTTGGCTCTTCTTGGTCCAAATACCCTTCAGCTGTAGTCATTCAGGGAGATCCATACCTCTTGGAGACACTGGGTTTATTAGCAGGAGGCCTGCTTTGGGCACTTGTGGTTTTGCCAAGGAGGGGTATGACCCTTGATGGGGTATTGGGGGGTGGTCTTCTAGTTATGTACATCATTTCTATGTCTTTGAGGTTGTTTCAAACACTAGGGTCTTTGCAGCTACAAACAAAGTTATAG